One part of the Anopheles coustani chromosome 2, idAnoCousDA_361_x.2, whole genome shotgun sequence genome encodes these proteins:
- the LOC131264466 gene encoding uncharacterized protein CG3556 yields MKHRIHLPTLVKVVALLLSEALGETTTSVIPPTGFLETTLTTVGHPPTTTAKQQIHAMSSIPPEHIGSYVGVQTIGTSGALLPTFTTEAFFTTPSPQAVTPQYNTSNTSSPTVSTTQPTIRQDSMDSLPVDITLIEEKQLGPGGPNQVESASIQRALTWLRERRLPDFSWGNDTHMVILAKELSGGKDPSENDNPIQAVSDLENLLSIKQMDIEVLTMLDRHHATAKQLNTDHIAKYILAMGGLCKDARHFYGHDLVAALEHHEHDQGQEYEFALTALAICSSATHVRKRQIRRLLDIASGEVNDVDTIAMVLLALRCIVTDHRHRHLQHFVRRPARGLASLQGLQGSFGSLRSTALAMQALQDLEPDPAGKWNRTAASEWLLVKQRTDGSWTEEPLQDGQDPTIGIGLTADIVLALGWRGLGAVRALQCDHVMRESNEPSENGEPKLAAPVGLGISPVEETEPRNVSYTYTLWVGTNETEEYYLDLTSPKNTTFFRAMKQAAEIDPRFSFEAREWPNGHYVHTLAGMKEEPKSYHFWLLYRLPERPDTKNPPGNQLIAPLGVDELLVEDGEHYLYWYKKL; encoded by the exons atgaagcaCCGAATACATCTGCCAACGCTAGTGAAAGTAGTCGCTCTGCTGCTTTCCGAAGCACTCGGTGAgacaactacttctgttattCCACCAACGGGCTTCCTTGAAACAACGCTCACAACTGTTGGTCATCCGCCCACGACAACAGCGAAACAACAAATACATGCGATGTCGAGCATTCCTCCTGAACATATTGGCTCATATGTAGGAGTACAGACCATTGGCACAAGCGGGGCACTCTTGCCAACTTTCACTACGGAGGCGTTTTTTACAACTCCCTCGCCACAGGCAGTTACTCCACAATATAACACATCAAATACTTCCTCACCTACGGTAAGCACAACCCAGCCAACCATTCGTCAGGATTCGATGGACAGTTTGCCGGTGGATATAACGCTCATCGAAGAAAAGCAGCTCGGACCTGGTGGACCAAATCAGGTAGAAAGTGCCAGCATACAGAGGGCGCTCACCTGGTTGCGAGAGAGAAGACTTCCTGACTTCAGCTGGGGCAACGATACGCACATGGTCATCCTAGCCAAAGAGCTTTCAGGTGGCAAAGACCCGTCGGAGAATGACAACCCGATACAGGCTGTGTCAGACTTGGAAAACCTGCTGTCGATCAAACAGATGGATATCGAGGTACTGACCATGCTTGATCGTCATCACGCTACTGCCAAGCAGCTGAACACGGATCACATCGCGAAGTACATTCTGGCTATGGGAGGGTTATGCAAGGACGCTCGACACTTCTACGGCCATGATCTGGTAGCTGCACTTGAACATCACGAACACGACCAGGGACAGGAGTACGAGTTTGCTCTAACCGCGCTGGCCATCTGCAGCTCGGCAACGCATGTTAGGAAGCGTCAGATACGTCGTCTCCTGGACATTGCCAGCGGGGAAGTGAATGACGTCG ATACGATTGCTATGGTATTATTAGCATTGCGTTGCATTGTCACTGATCATCGCCATCGACACCTACAACATTTTGTGCGGCGTCCGGCACGCGGTCTAGCGAGTCTACAGGGTCTGCAGGGTAGCTTTGGATCACTCCGCAGTACGGCATTGGCAATGCAAGCACTGCAGGATCTCGAACCGGatccggctggaaaatggaaccgAACTGCCGCTTCCGAGTGGTTGCTTGTTAAACAGCGTACAGACGGAAGCTGGACGGAGGAACCTCTCCAAGATGGGCAG GATCCTACAATTGGAATTGGCCTCACTGCCGACATTGTCCTAGCTCTTGGCTGGCGAGGACTAGGAGCGGTTCGGGCATTACAATGTGACCACGTGATGCGGGAATCAAACGAACCTTCGGAAAACGGTGAACCTAAGCTAGCCGCACCGGTGGGCCTAGGCATATCGCCCGTAGAGGAAACGGAGCCAAGAAATGTGTCCTACACCTATACATTATGGGTTGGCACGAACGAGACGGAGGAGTATTACCTCGATCTGACGTCTCCGAAAAACACCACATTTTTTCGGGCCATGAAACAGGCCGCCGAAATCGATCCAAG GTTTTCTTTCGAGGCACGCGAATGGCCCAACGGACACTACGTCCATACGTTGGCAGGGATGAAAGAGGAACCAAAAAG TTATCACTTCTGGCTGCTCTATCGTTTACCGGAAAGGCCAGACACCAAAAATCCTCCCGGAAATCAGTTGATAGCACCGCTGG